gatggggtcaatgacccccttttgaaagctggaaagagtcaggagcagaagacaaataattcataaactataaaaaataaataatgaagactataattggccattctataacatactaaaagttaacccaaaggtgatcCAACTCTTTAATGGCTCTGTGCATCTATAATCGCTGCTTTAATAGTACAGATACAGCCCAATAGTGCAAAGCCATTTAGGCAACAATGCCACAGACACAATAGGGAAACAAAATgctgtcatattgtttccctatCATCCCTGTATCATTGTTGCCTACCTGGAGGTATAAActcaaatacacagagaaggaatgttgtgggcacacaataagctataccctcatactgtactgtctaagccagtggtccccaaccagtagtttgtgagaacatgttgctccccaaccccttggatgttgcttccagtggcctcaaagcaggtgctactttttgaattccaggcttggcaagttttggttgtataaaaaaacatatgtactgccagagtctcaatgtaggttgacagttcacaaaggggctaccaaatgggcaatcacagcccttatttggcaacccaagaacctttttcatgcttgtgttgctcccaaactcctttttcttttacaagttgctcacgggttcaaaaggttggggatccctggtctaagggaaacaatatggcacctccctcccatatgtataaataaaaatatacagagaaggaatttcTGGGCACATGATGCCCtcataatacacttttttaatagaaaataattaaaaacaaatatacttcCCCCATACAATGTAAAACCAATTATTTTGTACCAAGCACAAATACAATACCCCCCTCCCCATTACAAATAGATTGTCTTAAGCACAATACACATGAAAAGGGACGTATTACAGGGAATTGGTCGGGGAAAGGGATAAACCTCAGCAGAGACTGTATTTATATTCTTAATAAATAAGGGTTTTGGGGTTCTTGAAAGGGGGGGGCGGCCTTTGGACAGTGAATAACTGTTTCAGAAATACAACTCCCATGATCTCTTGACAGGAGGGGGTGAGATTACATGTTACTGTTACGAATGCCATGGACAAACTTTTTTCTTGAAGATCTCACATTCTCCCTGCCCCTTAAGGAAAGTCCCTTGCACAATGCATTGCTTCACAAACACTGTTCTGCAGCTGTTCCAAGTGAGAGCCTGGGTCAGACTCACTGGGTTGTGGTTAGGAGACATTTGCAGGGGAGGGGACACTTCCATCACTGCGCCAAATCCACCTATTCATCATCAACCGCAAAATTTtaactagtgatgcaccgaatccagaattccttctgcctggccgaaccaaatccgaatttgcatatgcaaattagggacagggagggaaatgtcttgattttttgtcacaaaacaagtaaaaaatgttttccccttcccacctctaatttgaatatgcaaattagggttcggattcggtcgaaACTTTCgccaaggatttgggggttcggctgaatccaaaatagtggattcggtgaatccctaattttAACCCATTACTTGCCAGGCACGCACATCTTGGAATATAACAGTTAATCAGTGGGTCCTGTCAGTGCATAGGTATATACAGATAATGAAGAGGATTGAGCCTTCATGTCTACCCCATTCCTTAAAAGGAAAGCTAACCCAAAAATATAGTGATTATATATCATCCATGATGTCATAGGAACTTATTTTCTACAGGGGCTCAGATCTAGAGATATCACTTACCCCTCCCCAAGCAAGAACTGTCGGTGGCTTCATCACCCTAAAAATCAGTCAAAAGACCAGTCCCGCAGGTTGGTGACATGAGTCGTGGGGGGGGATACATTGTGTAATTACattaattaacatatttaaaccacatttaaaaacaagctgaacattatttcttaaaggagaaggaaaggctaaaattacgttttttttatcagaaaggtctatataaatacaccagtaaacccacaaagtaatgctgctctgattcctctgtcaaaagaaacacagcatttctttccttgtatTGTGCACACACAGGCTTCTGTATCagtcctgttttcagcttaaacctccagggctagggcttgagcatgctcagtttgctcctctctcccttccccccccgagcccagagttatgagtgagcagggaaaggcaggaagtgatgtcacaccaagctaatatggcagctgctatcctagacaaacagagagaacttctagagattttcacttaggtatggtaaagcagaaaaaatatagtgttatagcttgcactattgtggctaatcaattggcaataaactgcctctgtagctttccttcttctttagcaGAGCCTCAGGCTGagctcaaatgtgaaaaaaaaaaaaattgtagacatATCGGTGTAAGTATAGCACTCAACTTCCCCTTTGATCAGACCACAGGCACCACGGTAAGTTTCAGATTTCTGCAAGAGAAGGGCGACTACACGTGCCCAGAGCACCATGAAAATATCCTCGTAATGAACTGAAATAAAAGTTTCCCAACAGAGCTGAAGGGAGACATGTGCTGGTGcgtacacagacacacacacacagacacacacacagacacacacacagacacacacacagacacacacacagacatacacagcaGCCCGTGACCCTTGAGCCAAGGGGATATGAAGAAAGTGTCATCTGAGTTACGAGCAGAATCTGCCGACACAGCACTAATAAGTGATATTGGCCCAAGCACAACCCTTCATAAATGAGTAACTTTCCCGAATACTGTGTGTGCCTTAGGGATCAGAGGCAACAAGGTACAAACATCAGCAACATGACACACAGCACCAACACGGAGAGACAGGGGCAACTTCTCAGAATCCAGAAGAACTTACCCTACACCTCAAagtgcctggggggggggcagcaccaGGAGAAACACAGAGCAACCATTTGTGACCCTCTCTGGGCAGCTTCTAAAAACAATCTTTGCATgtttataaaggggttgttcaccttccacacacttttttcagttgttttcagactgttaacgcttttttttaaaattattttccattagttattttttaccgtttttccaatatctcagtttaaagttgaatgtccctggtCTCTcatgtttcagtctgacagctcagtaattcaggtgcagactctaaactgttacaattttgcaacatttagtggatacatttctcagcagcatctgtggaatattagcaattattgtatcaattccaactagggatgcaccgaatccactattttggattcggccgaaccccaaatcctttgcgattgattcgcccgaataccgaaccaaatcctaatttgcgtatgcaaattaaggttggtaaagggaaaactttttttacttccttgttttgtgacaaaaagtcacgtgatttccctccccgcccctaatttgcatattcaaattaggatttggttcggctgggcagaaggattcggccgatctGACTCCTGCTGAAAGagtcagaatcctgaaccgaatttggtgcatccctaattctaacagctgtctttactCTGGGATtccgctcagcagggacaaagataagaaatatatcaatttagaacagcttaCAGGGTCGATGAACCCCCCTCGAACCCCCCTCCCAGACCagcttttgaaggtgaaaaatggtcacacataaaatatagaaagtaattggaaaaggtcatTATTtccggtgaactatctgaaaacaactaggtgtttgaaagtaaaaaaacccATTTATCTCTGCAACCCTAGTACACTTAACTCCCTGAACCTTTGGCTCTAATGCAATGAGGATAAGTATGGCACATAGTTTGGGAGCACATAAGCCTGTCAGTCGCATTCCAGGGTATAAGGCAGAGGAAGTCTCACTGTCAGTTTTGGCTCTTATACCCTTTGGTCCTGACATTACAAATGCCCTACAGCCCTGGCACAGGGATACGGGGGGCACCTTGATCGAAGTAATAAAATTACTCTAAAACCACAGACAATTGTATGAAATAAAATCCATTTCTGTCTTTAAAGTATGTAAAATCCTGTGCTGCTCCTGAGAATCATCTGTAAGGCTACGTCCATTCATAAGGCACTGTGGTGAGGGCACAAAGGAGGTGAATGGCAgagccaaatataaaaagcagcaatttggGGGCATTTGGTCTCTTGTGCAATTATATACCTGAGATTATTCCTGATCTTTGGTCACAGTTAAATCCAGAAGAACAGAGACGGCACATCATAGCCTGGCATAAGATTGGCACAAAGCATGGTCCCTGATGTCCCCCCAACCTCCATTCTTGATTTGCGGGGGGTTGCGGATTTCTTGTTGCCGACTGGACACCGTTACAGTTTTTGGGAAGAGCTGGCCACTCAGCTGCCTGACCAGCTCCCTGAGATTTTGGGAAGCATCGTCTGTACTGGAACATGGTCCGGTGCGTCCACATTCACTGTCTTTTGGGGGGGAGGGCAGGTTGAGTACACGAGGTTGACGGGTGCTGAGAACTTTGAGTGGGTGGGAAAGGCAGGAGGCAGAGAGGTGCTGCAGGCTCCAGTCCCAGTTATAATCATCAtaggtgcagaattctgccaggCACCCCATCAGTTGGTAGTAGAGTTCCCGGGGTATGCCCACCGCAGAACGATGCTTTGGTGCCACAAAGCCACTCACTTCCAAGTGCTGGGGGTCCGGGGAAGGATCTGGACTTGCAGTGCCCCCAAGGCTGAGCAGCTGGCACCCTTCCTCCTTGCACTGTTTCTGCATGAGGCGCAGCATGTGTTGCCAGTCTGGGAGCAGGTAACTGCCCTCCTCCATGAACACCACATACCCCCCATAGCCATTCACCTCTCGCAGTCTCTCCCATGTGAAATGGAGACTCCACCACCAGTGATGCTTGTCCAGAGCAAATGGCGCTTCTCTGTAGTGCCCGTGGCTATCTGGGTACTCAGCGTTGTTGCACCGCTGCTGAATGGCAGACTCCTTGGATACATCCCTGGGGCAATCGTTGGGGTCTGCTCCGGGAAATTCCTCTGGGTAGAAGCTCAGGCTGTAGGGAAAGTAGATGGGCAGCACCCGGCAAAAGTCTATGGCCAGCATGGCATCTGCAACTTCAGGGCAGGGCTTCTCCATACTCAGCACCAGCAACAGGCGGCGATTTGCTCGGGGCCCAGCTGCCCGCAGGGATTCAGCTAGGAGGCGCAAACGAGCACCACTCCCTGGCCCACCCCGCATTTGTACCACTGCCACCAGCTCAGGGTGACCAGAAAATTTGTCAGCATTTAGAACTGGCTGGTGCAGGTTGTTGCGGTAAGCAGTCAGTCTCATCTGCAGCGGAGTGCCAACGGGCAACTGGAAGCCAGAGGGGTTACTCTTCTCACTGGGACCTGGGACCGTGAGTAAGAATTCGCGCTCATCCCGGCGGGTGAAGATATGGAGCAAACCAGCACAGGCAAACAGAACCAGCACCAAGGCAGCAATCTTCTTCTTGTGCAGCGTCAGCCTCATTGTCGGGCCACAAATTATCCTGTGGGTTGTAAATATGATTAGTGCCCTATAGGTCACAGCCAATATCAATCTACCCCATTTCATATCCATACTGACGCAGAATATAACACTTCTATGTGAGTCAGTGTCATTTTTATTATTGCCCAGGCAGATTCTTCATCCTGGGTCAGAATGAACCCCCCATACTCTTACCCAGGATAGATAAAACACTACCCCCTCTACCCAGCGTGGCCAGAagaactctctctctcttaccccaAACAGGGGCAGATACACACCTATTTGTCTTGTTACtctatccagcagaaaataataCCCACACTTTTCTCTGCACCTTTTAATCTTACCTTGAGCAGACAACATACTTCCCACTCGAGCCAATGCAGGGGCAAACTTAACTTATACCTTCATCATGTTAccacacacagagacagagatAGCCTAAACTTaggtggttatgtaataaaacaggcactacgtttgcccaggagcagtatagTATAGCGACCAATCAGTAGGTATCATTTACTGtttaactgtttaaaagcaaacatcttattggttgctatgggttactgctcctgggcaaatttagtgccttttattacaaatggcgATAGTGTTACCCAAGGCAGAGGCAGATATAACCTATACCTATAGCATAGTGTTACCCCAGGCAGGGGCAGATATAACCTATAATTATAGTGTTAAACCAGGCAGGGGCAGATATAACCTATAATTATAGTGTTAAACCAGGCAGGGGCAGATATAACCTATAATTATAGAGTTAAACCAGGCAGGGGCAGATATAACCTATAATTATAGTGTTACCCCAGGCAGGGGCAGATATAACCTATAATTATAGTGTTACCCCAGGCAGGGGCAGATATAACCTATAATTATAGTGTTAAACCAGGCAGGGGCAGATATAACCTATAATTATAGTGTTAAACCAGGCAGGGGCAGATATAACCTATAATTATAGTGTTAAACCAGGCAGGGGCAGATATAACCTATACCTATAGTATTACACCAGGCAGGGGCAGATATAACCTATAATTATAGTGTTACCCCaggcaggggcagatttaaccTATAATTAGTGTTACACCAGGCAGGGGCAGATATAACCTATAATTATAGTATTACACCAGGCAGGGGCAGATATAACCTATAATTATAGTGTTACCCCaggcaggggcagatttaaccTATAATTATAATGTTACACCAGGCAGGGGCAGATATAACCTATAATTATAGTATTACACCAGGCAGGGGCAGATATAACCTATAATTATAGTATTACACCAGGCAGGGGCAGATATAACCTATAATTATAGTATTACACCAGGCAGGGGCAGATATAACCTATAATTATAGTGTTACCCCAGGCAGGGGCAGATATAAACCTATAATTATAGTATTACACCAGGCAGGGGCAGATATAACCTATAATTATAGTGTTACCCCAGGCAGGGGCAGATATAAACCTATACCTATACTGTTACCCCAGGCAGGGGCAGAGTTAATTCCGAGCGCTCTCTGTACCCAGTTCCCAATCAGGCAACCAAGTTCCCACACACACAGAACTTGTTCCTCGtgttctactttttattaatgtCCACCTATAACCCGTtccacactgtgtgtgtgtgtgttgcttacGGTTTCTAGCTGCCCCGGAGGGGGTTCCCGTCTTCTCTCGGTGCTTCTGGTTCCTTCAGCTCCCGGAGCCGCCGAACCTCTCACATACACACCGAACCCCACACTCAGTTTTGCTAAGCCTGACGTCCTCCtaccagcagccaatcagagagcACTGACGTATTGCTCCAAAGACTGCGCCCATCAGAGAGAAAGACCAGCCTTCTTCCTCTAGCCAATAGAAAAACGACACTTCAGTGACGTTTTCAAAACAGTCTGACCGACACGTTTAGTAAGGGCAAATAGCTCCACAGAACAGACATTCCAGCAGGTGCTTCTCAGTGCAGGtgcaggggccccaaggcagggAAGCGCAGTGGCTGGAAAAACTTGTTTCTAAATTAGTCCTGGTTTGTTTGGTTGTGGTTTAGCTTTTATGTTCCCATTTCCCGCTGttgcttaaagggtttgttcacctttaaaatgaactttaaagtatgatgtaaagagggatattctgagacaatttgctatgggttttcatttattattttttgtggtttttgagttatttagctttttattcaacagctctgaGATTGCAATTttatcagtctggttgctaggatccaaatgaccctagcaaccatgcattgatttgaataagagacaggaatatgaataggagagggactgaatagaaagatgagtaataaaaagtggcaataacaataaatgtgtagccttacagagcttttgtttttagatggggtccgtgacccccatttgaaagctggaaagaagaaggcaaataattaaaaaactataaaaagtatatagtgaagaccaattgaaggtGACttcgaatttgccattctataatatacaaacgtgaacttaaagggatacggtcatgggaaaaaattttttttcaaaatgaatcagttaatagtgctgctccagcagaattctgcactgaaatccatttctcaaaagagcaaacagatttttttatattcaattttgaaatctgacatggggctagacatattgtcaatttcccagctgccccaagacttgtgctctgataaacttcaatcactctttactgctgtactgcaagttggagtgatatcaccaccctcccttttcccccccagcagccaaacaaaagaacaatgggaaggtaaccagataacagctccctaacacaagataacaactgcctggtagatctaagaacaacactcaatagtaaaaacccatgtcttactgagacacattcagttacattgagtaggagaaacagcagcctgccagaaagcatttctctcctaaagtgcaggcacaagtcacatgatcaggggcagctaggaaatttacaaaatgtctagcccaatgtgagatttcaaaattgaatataacaaaatctgtttgctcttttgagaaatggatttctgtgcagaattctgctggagcagcactattaactgattcattttgaaaaaattttttttttcccatgacagtatccctttaaaggtgaaccaccccttaaatgttACAAGACCAAATGTATTTCTGAAGATCTGTTCCTGGTGCTGGATTCAGAGCTGTTGGGTGATCAGGCTTCCCATTGGCTGCACACAGTGAGTGCTCCATGCAAGTATGCTCCTAGGCTGGAATGCATTCAAGTTAAGCTGCCATACAGACAGGTATTTGGAGCAGATAAACAGGCTGGGGGACAGGGCCATAAATattttggagggccacatctacATTTGGCTCTTTATAGCATACAAACCTATATTATAGTTGTTTAAGCACAATAATAGGCACAGTTATAGCAGTAAAGGGAGGGACAACTTTTGGGAATTCAGGAATAAGATTTTGGGAGGCAGGGGTCCCTTTAATGTTGGCCTTAGATTATATATCAAGGTTTGGATTTCCACactttagggaggaactccacgatgtgGCTCAAACCGACACGTCACCATGAGATGAAATGAATGCGACAtgtcggatgttctgaagataacaggaagtgaaggagaaatcgcagatAAGAACTACGTTTATCCGACTGCTGGATAAATGTAGTGCTTATCTGCGATTTCTCCTTCCCATCCtgttatcttcagaacatccaACATGTCGCATGCGTTTCGTCGCATAGCAACATGTCTGCTCGAGCCGCATGCACTTCATCGCATGGCAACATGTCGGCTCGAGCTGCatcatggagttcctcccttatagTAATGAGCTGGGATGGCAGATACAGTGGCTTTGTTGAAAACAGAAGAATTTTGagtattttagaaaatgattatACCATTTATTCTTTTTGcttgagtcagtgaccccatagATTAGAAATTTTTTATAATCCAAATACAAAAtaacagattaaaggggaagttaatgaAATAATACCAGTTTTGTCACTGTCTCTATTTCCCTATTGTTCACTTTTAGCCACAAGATTCCAATCAGAGAATCGAATTCCACCGCTGAGGGTCGTATTGAGATTCGAGGGGCAATGAACAGAGTTGTTGCACACAAGCAGTAACCCGAGCCGGCAGCAGATTGTGGGACAGAGGTATCTCCTCCCTGGAACAATGTGTGCCAATAAAGGGGGGGCATTGTTATCAGCCATCGCATCCGCCGGAACAGAGATGCAATTTGACTTTGAAATTAAACTGTAGGACAGTTGAGTCTAATATGAATAATACATGTGGGGGTGATGGACGTATGTATGGGATGTATTTAACTCCTTTACTTCTAAATCAGGGAATCCTAATGTCCGTGCATTGGGGAtacatgtgtactgtatacaACTTTGCCCTGTACTacagaactttattttaaatgagtGCCCCTCACCAGTATCTTACATTGCTGCACTGCAACCGCTGGCTTGTCCCACTGTTGATCATGTAAACAGCCACCATGATTAGGGGTGGTGAAAAGAAGGGTAGTTTGTTTAAGTTCAGATAACATGTTCTGTATAACAAAATCCATTCCATTTCCCAAGTTGCAGCCGTTGCCAAGTTTTTCTTTGagaagcagctcattatacagaggactTATTTGCTGACTGGTAATATTTTTTACTATTGTAGATCTGCACTATACACAATTAGTTCTGTTCCCCTGGGGGCTGTTAACCCCTGCTAGCTTGCCTCCATGGGGCCATGTAGGGAATGTACCCAAACATTATGGCTGCTGAGAGGCTTTTTAAATAAAGGCCCACATTTGCAGTATTTACCAGTATTATTGGTGtaagggattctgggagttgtagtatcaGCTACAATAGAAGTTATGAGCAAATACACATCCACTCTTCTCTCCATTAGAAGGACACATAGTTTAAGGCGAATCCCAGCAGTTCTGGACAGTAAGAAACATCCCAAGTCAAAGGCAGGGGCCAATAATATTTTCCCAGGAGAAGATGTTTCTTCATTGGCCAAACCAGCCCCATAGCAGAACAGCTGCCAACATGGTGATGCGGCTAGGAACAAACATGGGACACAGTGGTTAGAACATGTTGTGCAACCAAAGCACTAATTGGCTGCCCAGAAAATTGTTAATTGCTTTATGTGTCAATAAGAAATGATACtgagattatttattattttgcgcCTGACAATGCATGGCAATGCATGGGTTACACTCTCACTGCAGCCTCCACACTGTCTATTACTTACTGCTCCTGGCAATGCATGGGTTACACTCCCACACCCCTTAACTCTCAGTGCAGCCCCCCATTGTGCCCCTTACTTACTGCTCCTGGCAATGCATGGGTTACACTCCCACAACCCTTAACTCTCAGTGAAGCCCCCCATTGTGCCCCTTAATGACTGCTCCTGGCAATGCATGGGTTACACTCCACACCCCTTAACTCTCAGTGCAGCCCCTCATTGTGCCCTTTACTGACTGCTCCTGGCAATGCTTGGGTTACACTCCCACACCCCTTAACTCTTAGTGCAGCCC
The genomic region above belongs to Xenopus laevis strain J_2021 chromosome 5L, Xenopus_laevis_v10.1, whole genome shotgun sequence and contains:
- the XB22169453.L gene encoding uncharacterized protein LOC734412, translating into MRLTLHKKKIAALVLVLFACAGLLHIFTRRDEREFLLTVPGPSEKSNPSGFQLPVGTPLQMRLTAYRNNLHQPVLNADKFSGHPELVAVVQMRGGPGSGARLRLLAESLRAAGPRANRRLLLVLSMEKPCPEVADAMLAIDFCRVLPIYFPYSLSFYPEEFPGADPNDCPRDVSKESAIQQRCNNAEYPDSHGHYREAPFALDKHHWWWSLHFTWERLREVNGYGGYVVFMEEGSYLLPDWQHMLRLMQKQCKEEGCQLLSLGGTASPDPSPDPQHLEVSGFVAPKHRSAVGIPRELYYQLMGCLAEFCTYDDYNWDWSLQHLSASCLSHPLKVLSTRQPRVLNLPSPPKDSECGRTGPCSSTDDASQNLRELVRQLSGQLFPKTVTVSSRQQEIRNPPQIKNGGWGDIRDHALCQSYARL